A genome region from Methylobacterium sp. FF17 includes the following:
- a CDS encoding portal protein — protein sequence MTDTDADRSAVAGEPDERADLEREATYRKLKGWYRVDRDASSKWREEARIDFDMVAGNQWDPADKAVLEEQGRPPVTFNRCLPIIKAVAGSEVNSRLDIQYLPREIGDTALNELLTEGSRYLADEAEAEDEESDAFIDLTICGMGWVEMRLDYETNPDGAYVEDRVNPLEMIWDASATKRNLSDARRFFRAKSMDQAEAEAMFPDADPADLDAAWAEDRDGDGPHSQIQPGQRRSDRPAGSDDGTARVTIVEAVWWERKRVATVTDPTTGESTEMDDEKATVLERRATALGMEIQVQRRVKRVYRRAFLGNVILAETPSPAGDQFHYACMTGDRDQNRNSWFGIVRPMRDPQRFANKSLSQTLDMLNRQAKGGVFMERGAVPDQAQFEESYAKPGAVTWMEDGALMSGRMKEKPLPVLPAGHYQLMEFAIMSIRDSSGVNLELMGQKQQEQAGVLEYQRKQAAMTMLASLFDSLRRARKHIGRVRLYLIQNFLSDGRLVRIMGDGVTKVVPLLRDKTAGDYDVVIDDAPASPNQQQVVWQTFTSVLPIIKDMITPQVLLEVLPYSPFPASFVAKMRELLAQAPTDPQAEQQQQIAMQTAVAKIQDLTAGANLKQAKASREAGLTKHDEIDGFAKVAALAGPPAQSASALAA from the coding sequence ATGACGGACACAGACGCCGATCGCAGCGCCGTGGCCGGCGAGCCCGACGAGCGGGCCGACCTTGAGCGCGAAGCGACCTATCGCAAGCTGAAGGGCTGGTATCGCGTGGACCGCGACGCCTCCTCGAAGTGGCGCGAGGAGGCTCGCATCGACTTCGACATGGTCGCGGGCAACCAGTGGGACCCCGCAGACAAGGCCGTGCTTGAGGAGCAGGGACGCCCGCCTGTCACGTTCAACCGCTGCCTGCCCATCATCAAGGCGGTGGCCGGCTCCGAGGTGAACAGCCGCCTCGACATCCAGTACCTGCCCCGCGAGATCGGGGACACGGCACTCAACGAGCTGCTGACCGAGGGCTCGCGCTACCTCGCCGATGAGGCCGAGGCCGAGGACGAGGAATCGGACGCCTTCATCGACCTGACCATCTGCGGCATGGGCTGGGTCGAGATGCGTCTCGACTACGAGACCAACCCGGACGGCGCCTACGTCGAGGACCGGGTCAACCCGCTCGAGATGATCTGGGACGCCTCGGCGACCAAGCGCAACCTCTCGGACGCGCGTCGCTTCTTCCGCGCCAAGTCAATGGATCAAGCCGAAGCCGAGGCGATGTTCCCCGACGCGGACCCCGCCGACCTCGATGCGGCCTGGGCCGAGGATCGCGACGGTGACGGCCCGCACAGCCAGATCCAGCCCGGCCAGCGTCGCTCGGACCGGCCTGCCGGCTCGGACGATGGCACCGCCCGTGTGACGATCGTCGAGGCGGTGTGGTGGGAGCGCAAGCGCGTCGCCACGGTCACCGATCCGACCACGGGCGAGTCCACCGAGATGGACGACGAGAAGGCTACGGTGCTGGAGCGCCGCGCGACCGCCCTCGGCATGGAGATCCAGGTTCAGCGCCGGGTGAAGCGCGTCTACCGCCGCGCCTTCCTCGGCAACGTCATCCTGGCCGAGACGCCCTCGCCCGCCGGCGACCAGTTCCACTACGCCTGCATGACGGGCGACCGCGACCAGAACCGGAACTCTTGGTTCGGCATCGTGCGCCCGATGCGCGACCCGCAGCGGTTCGCGAACAAGTCGCTGAGCCAGACCCTCGACATGCTCAACCGCCAGGCCAAGGGCGGCGTGTTCATGGAGCGCGGCGCGGTGCCCGACCAAGCGCAGTTCGAGGAGAGCTACGCCAAGCCCGGTGCCGTGACATGGATGGAAGACGGCGCGCTGATGAGCGGCCGGATGAAGGAGAAGCCGCTGCCGGTCCTTCCGGCGGGCCACTACCAGCTCATGGAGTTCGCGATCATGTCGATCCGCGACTCCTCCGGGGTGAACCTGGAGTTGATGGGGCAGAAGCAGCAGGAACAGGCCGGCGTGCTGGAATATCAGCGCAAGCAGGCCGCGATGACCATGCTCGCGAGCCTGTTCGACTCGCTGCGCCGGGCCCGCAAGCACATCGGCCGCGTCCGACTCTACCTGATCCAGAACTTCCTCTCGGACGGGCGCCTGGTGCGCATTATGGGCGACGGCGTGACGAAGGTCGTGCCCCTGCTCCGGGACAAGACGGCTGGCGATTACGACGTGGTGATCGATGACGCGCCCGCCTCGCCGAACCAGCAGCAGGTGGTCTGGCAGACCTTCACCTCGGTGCTGCCAATCATCAAGGACATGATCACCCCGCAGGTGCTCCTTGAGGTCCTGCCCTACTCGCCCTTCCCGGCCTCGTTCGTCGCGAAGATGCGCGAGCTGCTGGCCCAGGCGCCCACCGATCCACAGGCCGAACAGCAGCAGCAGATCGCGATGCAGACCGCCGTGGCCAAGATCCAGGATCTGACCGCCGGGGCGAACCTGAAGCAGGCGAAGGCGAGCCGCGAGGCCGGCCTGACCAAGCACGATGAGATCGACGGGTTCGCGAAGGTGGCGGCTCTCGCCGGCCCGCCCGCGCAGTCTGCATCGGCCCTCGCTGCCTGA